Proteins co-encoded in one Bacillus sp. FSL H8-0547 genomic window:
- the hrcA gene encoding heat-inducible transcriptional repressor HrcA: MLTDRQLLILQVIVDDFIQSAQPVGSRTLSKKDSITFSSATIRNEMADLEDMGFIEKTHSSSGRVPSEKGYRYYVDNLLAPQKLSNMDVVTIKSVFAERIFELEKVVQKSAQILSDLTNYTSIILGPKVNENRLKRIQIVPINDDTAVAIIVTNTGHVENRTISFPESIAPQDIEKMVNILNERLFNVPIVELHDKIYKEIVSLLKNHIQNYDAVMKVLTGTFTLNSNEKIYFGGKTNMLSQPEFNDISRVRTLLTMIEQEQELYNILNANDSGITIKIGKENENIAMENCSLITATYSVDNRQIGRIAVLGPTRMEYSRVISLLQRVTKDMSKALTNLYHS, from the coding sequence ATGCTAACAGATCGTCAGCTTTTAATCCTTCAGGTCATTGTGGATGATTTTATCCAGTCTGCACAGCCTGTAGGCTCCCGGACATTGTCCAAGAAGGATTCGATCACGTTCAGTTCGGCTACCATCCGCAATGAGATGGCAGATCTTGAGGATATGGGGTTTATTGAAAAAACCCACAGTTCCTCGGGAAGGGTTCCGTCTGAAAAGGGATACCGCTACTATGTCGATAACCTTCTTGCACCGCAGAAGCTATCAAATATGGATGTTGTCACAATCAAATCCGTTTTTGCAGAGCGTATATTTGAACTTGAAAAGGTCGTTCAGAAATCAGCGCAGATCTTATCGGATCTGACGAACTATACATCGATTATTCTCGGTCCAAAGGTGAACGAAAACCGGCTCAAGCGCATTCAGATCGTTCCGATAAATGACGATACGGCTGTTGCCATTATCGTGACAAATACCGGACATGTAGAGAACAGAACGATTTCCTTTCCCGAAAGCATAGCTCCCCAGGATATTGAGAAGATGGTCAATATTTTAAATGAGCGGCTCTTTAATGTGCCGATTGTGGAGCTGCATGACAAAATCTATAAAGAAATCGTCAGTCTCCTGAAAAATCATATCCAGAATTATGACGCTGTCATGAAGGTGCTTACCGGAACGTTTACGCTGAACAGCAATGAAAAGATCTATTTCGGCGGAAAGACAAACATGCTCAGTCAGCCTGAATTCAATGACATCTCAAGGGTCAGAACGCTGCTTACGATGATTGAACAGGAGCAGGAACTTTACAATATTTTAAATGCCAATGATTCAGGCATAACGATTAAAATCGGAAAAGAGAATGAAAATATCGCAATGGAAAACTGCAGCCTGATCACCGCAACCTACTCCGTTGACAACAGGCAGATCGGCCGCATTGCCGTGCTTGGCCCGACAAGAATGGAATATTCGCGGGTTATCAGCCTGCTGCAGAGAGTGACAAAAGACATGTCGAAGGCGCTGACAAATTTGTATCACTCGTAA
- a CDS encoding DNA internalization-related competence protein ComEC/Rec2 produces the protein MQISKISYQGRLIYFAAASGLGVAAAKSPDHPHMLILLFFFFSYLLLRKQKTLFILTLLTFMFFTIYYTQTDNRNVSQFTEGRTVLRAAFLEPPEFDGNQMKGVILAHGEKLSAVYYVQSERELMNLAKQIEAGTSCTFNGNLTHPLEATVPNAFDYHDYLRYSRIHWIMTPDSIKDCSGGASSFFEKLAEYREKGIKFAASEFSPQSRGIAAALLFGYRELIPEEINEAYRDLGIIHLLAISGLHVSILVSCFYFILIRSGVTHEWTARILLLLLPVYSLLAGGAPSVLRAAGMSMIYLAVKQLKVKLTAADAISIAFIVMLAADPYYLFNIGFQLSFAVSLALLLSVKILSSFSSRLQQLTAVSVIAQASSLPIILHSFYQMSAVSVLVNLLFVPFYSAVVLPLCIGSFLLKAAVPSAGAVLIGVTDAVISISNDAVLLAGSKYSFMLLFGKPSWLMLSLYTMCFCFAAAAYERNFLFSRLKGPAAAIFLLLFLQHQSAHFQAEGEVVILDVGQGDSIFLSAPYNQGTYLIDTGGILSFSREAWQEKRSSYSIAEDTLLPFLKSKGKNTLDKLILTHGDADHAGEALKLLDEVEVREIVVPKGFIRGDFEKEIVDEALARGIKITALKSGDVMDDKYFKWKALSPAELTDSENDDSLVLYAEIGGLKWIFTGDLEHEGEKRILEAYRGLRADVLKIGHHGSKGSTSNPFLQQLQPKIAVISAGRKNRYNHPHPEVLKLLEQNGAKTYRTDRDGSIAYKFKGDNGTFSIHPPYDSVSGKEK, from the coding sequence TTGCAGATCTCTAAAATAAGCTATCAGGGAAGGCTTATCTATTTTGCGGCAGCATCCGGTTTAGGTGTTGCTGCTGCAAAATCTCCTGATCATCCCCATATGCTCATATTGTTGTTCTTCTTCTTTTCCTATCTTCTACTCCGTAAACAAAAGACCCTTTTCATTCTTACACTTCTCACGTTTATGTTCTTTACCATTTACTACACCCAAACCGACAATCGAAATGTTTCACAATTTACAGAAGGCAGAACCGTTCTCCGCGCAGCCTTTTTAGAACCGCCTGAGTTTGACGGAAATCAGATGAAAGGCGTGATTCTTGCGCATGGGGAGAAGCTGTCTGCCGTCTATTACGTTCAGTCTGAACGGGAACTTATGAACCTGGCCAAACAGATTGAAGCAGGCACCTCCTGTACATTTAATGGCAATCTCACGCATCCATTAGAAGCGACTGTGCCTAATGCGTTTGACTATCATGATTATTTGAGGTATAGCAGAATTCACTGGATTATGACCCCGGATTCGATCAAAGACTGCAGCGGCGGGGCATCATCTTTTTTTGAAAAGCTGGCTGAGTACAGAGAAAAAGGGATTAAGTTTGCTGCCTCGGAATTTTCTCCCCAATCAAGAGGCATTGCTGCGGCGCTGCTTTTTGGATACAGAGAGCTTATTCCAGAGGAGATCAACGAGGCGTACCGGGATTTGGGCATCATCCATTTGCTGGCGATTTCAGGACTGCATGTCAGCATTCTTGTTTCCTGCTTTTACTTCATTCTCATACGCTCAGGTGTGACACATGAATGGACTGCCCGTATTCTTCTGCTGCTGCTTCCCGTATACAGCCTGCTTGCAGGCGGGGCTCCGTCTGTCCTGAGGGCTGCCGGCATGAGTATGATTTATCTTGCGGTTAAACAGCTGAAAGTAAAGCTCACGGCTGCTGATGCGATTTCCATTGCATTTATCGTGATGCTTGCCGCAGATCCCTATTATTTATTTAACATCGGTTTTCAGCTGTCCTTTGCAGTCAGTCTGGCCCTTCTTTTATCCGTTAAAATTTTATCCTCATTTTCAAGCCGTCTGCAGCAGCTCACAGCTGTATCAGTGATTGCACAGGCTTCCTCTCTCCCGATCATTCTGCACAGCTTCTATCAGATGTCAGCGGTAAGTGTACTGGTGAATTTGCTGTTTGTGCCATTTTATTCAGCGGTCGTCCTTCCACTTTGTATTGGCTCTTTTCTCTTAAAAGCGGCTGTTCCTTCTGCAGGGGCAGTGCTGATTGGAGTGACAGATGCCGTCATTTCCATCAGCAATGATGCGGTGCTGCTTGCAGGCAGCAAATATTCTTTTATGCTTTTATTCGGGAAGCCATCATGGCTGATGCTTTCCCTTTACACGATGTGCTTTTGCTTTGCTGCTGCAGCATATGAACGGAATTTCCTTTTCAGCCGGCTGAAAGGGCCGGCAGCAGCCATTTTTCTGCTTCTCTTCCTTCAGCATCAATCTGCACACTTTCAGGCAGAAGGAGAGGTTGTCATTCTGGATGTCGGGCAGGGTGATTCCATATTCTTGTCTGCGCCTTATAATCAGGGAACATATCTGATTGATACCGGAGGCATCCTCTCGTTCAGCAGGGAAGCCTGGCAGGAAAAACGGTCATCCTACTCCATAGCCGAGGATACGCTGCTGCCATTTTTAAAATCTAAAGGTAAGAACACGCTCGATAAGCTGATTTTGACTCATGGGGATGCGGACCATGCAGGGGAAGCACTGAAACTTTTAGATGAAGTGGAGGTAAGGGAAATCGTCGTTCCAAAAGGATTTATCAGAGGGGATTTTGAAAAAGAAATTGTAGATGAGGCTTTGGCAAGAGGGATAAAAATAACCGCTCTTAAAAGCGGAGATGTTATGGATGACAAATATTTCAAGTGGAAAGCATTATCACCTGCAGAGCTTACAGACAGTGAAAACGATGATTCACTTGTTTTGTACGCGGAAATAGGAGGTCTGAAGTGGATCTTTACCGGTGATCTTGAACATGAGGGGGAGAAGCGGATCCTTGAAGCCTACAGGGGATTACGGGCGGATGTTCTGAAAATTGGCCATCATGGAAGCAAAGGTTCCACTTCTAATCCCTTTCTTCAGCAGCTGCAGCCCAAGATAGCCGTGATTTCGGCCGGAAGGAAAAACAGATACAATCATCCCCATCCGGAAGTGCTGAAACTCCTTGAGCAAAATGGGGCCAAAACATACCGGACGGACCGGGATGGGTCAATTGCTTATAAATTTAAGGGGGACAATGGAACATTTTCTATCCACCCTCCATACGATAGCGTATCAGGAAAGGAAAAATGA
- the gpr gene encoding GPR endopeptidase — translation MKESLDLSKYSVRTDLAIEAKGMAQESRTPEQKEKSPEIEGVIVKERDENGIKITSLQITEQGAELTGKKPGNYLTLEVQGIRQKDTALQDQVVDVFAKEFSQFMEGLNISKDASCLVVGLGNWNVTPDSLGPQVVENLLVTRHLFKLQPENVQEGFRPVSAISPGVMGITGIETSDIITGIIEKSKPDFVIAIDALAARSIERVNTTIQISDTGIHPGSGVGNKRKELSMDTLGIPVIALGIPTVVDAVSITSDTIDFILKHFGREIREGDKPSKALTPAGMSFGKKKVLTDEDMPSDEHRQQFLGVIGTLEDEEKRRLIHEVLSPLGHNLMVTPKEVDTFIEDMATVVANGLNEALHQQVDRGNARSYTH, via the coding sequence GTGAAAGAATCATTGGATTTAAGCAAGTACTCAGTCCGGACAGATTTAGCCATCGAAGCAAAGGGAATGGCCCAAGAATCAAGAACTCCTGAACAAAAGGAGAAATCTCCTGAAATAGAAGGTGTCATAGTTAAAGAGAGGGATGAGAACGGGATTAAAATCACATCTCTCCAAATAACAGAACAGGGAGCAGAGCTGACCGGCAAAAAACCAGGCAATTATCTGACGCTTGAAGTTCAGGGAATTCGCCAGAAAGATACAGCTCTCCAGGATCAGGTTGTCGATGTCTTTGCAAAAGAGTTCAGCCAGTTTATGGAGGGCCTGAACATATCCAAAGACGCAAGCTGTCTTGTTGTCGGACTCGGAAACTGGAATGTGACGCCTGATTCCCTTGGACCGCAGGTGGTGGAAAATCTCCTGGTGACCCGTCATCTGTTTAAACTGCAGCCTGAAAATGTTCAGGAAGGGTTCAGGCCGGTCAGCGCCATATCCCCCGGAGTCATGGGGATTACAGGCATTGAAACGAGTGATATCATTACTGGCATCATCGAGAAAAGCAAGCCTGATTTTGTCATTGCCATCGATGCACTTGCTGCACGTTCCATTGAACGTGTGAACACGACGATTCAAATTTCAGATACAGGCATCCATCCTGGTTCAGGTGTGGGCAACAAGCGGAAAGAACTCAGCATGGATACGCTTGGCATACCGGTTATAGCACTCGGAATTCCAACGGTTGTGGATGCCGTTTCGATTACAAGCGATACCATCGATTTTATTTTGAAGCATTTCGGCAGGGAGATAAGAGAAGGGGATAAACCTTCCAAAGCACTGACTCCCGCAGGAATGTCGTTTGGAAAAAAGAAAGTTCTTACAGATGAGGATATGCCGTCTGATGAACACAGACAACAATTTCTCGGTGTCATCGGCACGCTTGAAGATGAAGAAAAAAGAAGGCTGATCCATGAGGTTCTGTCGCCGCTTGGACATAACCTGATGGTAACACCAAAAGAAGTAGACACATTTATAGAAGATATGGCGACGGTTGTTGCCAATGGTCTGAACGAAGCGCTTCATCAGCAGGTTGACAGAGGAAATGCACGATCGTACACCCATTAA
- a CDS encoding stage II sporulation protein P — translation MKHFRQTRGIVVTLNGTSLKKGFVLGFTLFMLVFLLSGALTSLKPEYRITSKSINELTSNINGQAFIHLLGFENRYFIKDLPKETKLPSVSSLFFKAATSINPDDPRSLLGRELPGFTLFDSEILVAGEGTDYTTMPIESPPPTEVLLEEREASIADLEGAGDEPDQAKTPPVETTGDRKVVYIYHTHTTESYLPMLKNVKNPNSAYHSEANVTLVGDRLGKALQDKGIGTNVDKTNFMKKLNEKGWSFTKAYSMSRPTVETAMASNKEIEYVIDIHRDSQPYNITTATIGGKKYARVAFIIGGKNPFHDKNAQLASELHKSIESKYPGLSRGVLVKKSQGSNSLYNQDLSQNAMLIEFGGIDNNLEELNRTADAVADIFADYYWQAEKVNAAPAAEKK, via the coding sequence ATGAAGCACTTTCGTCAAACTCGCGGTATTGTTGTCACTTTAAACGGGACAAGCTTGAAAAAAGGATTCGTACTAGGCTTTACTTTGTTTATGCTCGTGTTTTTGCTCTCAGGCGCACTGACCTCGCTCAAGCCTGAATACAGGATTACCTCAAAATCAATTAACGAACTGACAAGCAATATTAACGGACAGGCATTCATTCACCTTCTTGGTTTTGAAAACCGTTATTTTATAAAGGATCTTCCTAAAGAAACGAAGCTTCCGAGCGTGTCCTCCTTGTTTTTTAAAGCAGCAACAAGCATCAATCCGGATGATCCCCGCAGTCTTCTAGGAAGAGAGCTGCCCGGTTTCACTCTTTTTGACAGTGAAATTTTAGTAGCAGGCGAAGGAACCGACTATACGACCATGCCAATTGAATCTCCGCCTCCAACAGAAGTGCTGCTTGAAGAGAGGGAGGCTTCCATAGCTGACTTGGAGGGAGCAGGCGACGAGCCTGACCAGGCGAAAACCCCTCCGGTCGAAACGACAGGTGACCGGAAAGTCGTCTATATTTATCACACTCATACAACGGAATCCTATCTGCCCATGCTGAAAAATGTGAAGAACCCAAACAGCGCCTATCACTCAGAAGCTAATGTAACCCTTGTAGGCGACAGGCTTGGGAAAGCACTTCAAGACAAGGGAATTGGGACAAATGTTGATAAAACGAATTTTATGAAAAAGCTGAATGAAAAGGGATGGTCCTTCACCAAAGCATACTCAATGTCAAGACCGACAGTCGAAACAGCAATGGCATCAAACAAAGAAATTGAGTATGTCATTGATATTCACCGGGATTCACAGCCTTACAATATTACAACTGCGACCATCGGCGGCAAAAAATATGCACGAGTAGCATTTATTATCGGAGGGAAAAACCCCTTTCATGATAAAAATGCACAGCTAGCATCAGAGCTTCATAAGTCGATCGAAAGCAAGTATCCGGGACTCAGCCGAGGTGTACTTGTGAAAAAATCTCAGGGGTCAAACAGCCTCTATAACCAGGATCTTTCGCAAAATGCCATGCTCATCGAATTTGGCGGAATCGATAATAACCTTGAAGAACTGAACAGAACAGCGGATGCAGTGGCCGACATTTTTGCCGATTATTACTGGCAGGCTGAAAAAGTAAATGCAGCGCCTGCCGCTGAGAAAAAATAA
- a CDS encoding YqzM family protein produces the protein MNEFEKNVQSKRNDAVDSGVGFVVSFGFFATIFIMATVIKLIGS, from the coding sequence GTGAATGAATTTGAAAAGAATGTTCAAAGTAAACGCAACGACGCTGTAGACTCTGGAGTGGGATTTGTTGTATCATTCGGTTTTTTCGCCACGATCTTCATCATGGCAACTGTTATTAAGTTAATCGGTTCATGA
- the holA gene encoding DNA polymerase III subunit delta has product MVVNVWKDLKNKKLKPVYLLLGKESYLLQETLQLIIDAALEPSEMDFNLAQYDLSETLLEAAIEDAETLPFLGERRVVILKNPAFLTSEKKKEKLEHRIEKLEEYINSPAPYTILVIAAPYEKLDERKKITKLLKKTAETVEMNGFSEGETKKWMNELADTHGITLQNEARDMLYMLTAGNLMAISQELSKLSTYTGEGGTITADTVSSLVARTLEQNIFELIEKVVRKDRAKAMQIFYDLLKANEEPIKILSLLINQFRLLLQAKELAAQGYGQQQIAGNLKVHPFRVKLALAQAQLFQSNELAAIMNELAEADYVMKTGKMDKKLTIELFLLKLFNSKNA; this is encoded by the coding sequence ATGGTAGTAAATGTCTGGAAAGACCTGAAAAATAAAAAGCTGAAGCCTGTATATCTGCTGCTGGGCAAGGAATCCTATCTTCTTCAGGAAACCCTTCAGCTGATCATAGATGCTGCACTGGAACCGTCCGAAATGGATTTTAATCTTGCGCAGTACGATTTGTCGGAAACGCTGCTTGAAGCTGCAATAGAAGATGCTGAAACGCTTCCCTTTCTCGGTGAGCGGAGAGTGGTTATTTTAAAAAACCCGGCGTTTTTAACAAGCGAGAAAAAGAAGGAAAAGCTTGAGCACCGCATTGAAAAACTTGAGGAGTACATAAACTCCCCAGCACCTTATACCATTCTTGTGATTGCAGCTCCGTATGAAAAGCTTGACGAACGGAAAAAAATCACAAAACTCCTGAAAAAAACAGCCGAAACGGTGGAAATGAACGGATTTTCAGAAGGTGAAACGAAAAAATGGATGAATGAACTGGCGGATACGCATGGGATCACTCTTCAAAACGAGGCCCGGGACATGCTTTATATGCTGACTGCAGGAAATCTTATGGCCATTTCGCAGGAGCTTTCAAAATTGAGTACATATACAGGTGAAGGCGGAACCATTACAGCGGACACGGTATCCTCTTTAGTGGCGAGAACACTTGAGCAGAATATTTTTGAACTAATTGAAAAAGTTGTCCGCAAAGACCGGGCGAAAGCGATGCAGATCTTTTATGACCTGCTGAAAGCAAACGAAGAACCGATTAAAATTCTGTCCCTTCTAATCAATCAGTTCAGGCTCCTGCTGCAGGCGAAAGAGCTTGCAGCACAAGGCTATGGACAGCAGCAGATAGCAGGGAACCTCAAAGTGCATCCTTTCAGAGTCAAGCTTGCTCTGGCGCAGGCACAGCTGTTTCAAAGCAACGAGCTTGCAGCCATCATGAATGAGCTGGCAGAAGCTGATTATGTCATGAAAACGGGAAAGATGGATAAGAAACTGACCATTGAGTTATTCCTTCTGAAGCTTTTCAACAGTAAAAATGCATAA
- the lepA gene encoding translation elongation factor 4 produces the protein MMNKDDKLKRQSKIRNFSIIAHIDHGKSTLADRILEKTSALTQREMKNQLLDSMDLERERGITIKLNAVQLRYKAKDGEEYIFHLIDTPGHVDFTYEVSRSLAACEGAVLVVDAAQGIEAQTLANVYLALDNDLEILPIINKIDLPSADPERVRQEIEDVIGLDASEAVLASAKAGIGIEEILEQVVEKVPAPKGDPEAPLKALIFDSLYDAYRGVVAYIRVVEGTVKVGQKIKMMATGKEFEVTEVGVFTPKPVLMDELNVGDVGFLTAAIKNVGDTRVGDTITDAKNSATEALPGYRKLNPMVYCGLYPIDTAKYNDLREALEKLELNDSALQFEPETSQALGFGFRCGFLGLLHMEIIQERIEREFKIDLITTAPSVIYNVFLTDGSDVRVDNPSNLPDPQKIDRIEEPYVKATVMVPNDYVGAVMELCQIKRGNFIDMQYLDENRVSIIYELPLSEIVYDFFDQLKSNTKGYASFDYELIGYKASKLVKMDILLNNEKIDALSFIVHNDSAYDRGKIIVEKLKELIPRQQFEVPIQAAIGQKVVARSTIKAMRKNVLAKCYGGDISRKRKLLEKQKEGKKRMKTVGSVEVPQEAFMAVLKMDDN, from the coding sequence ATGATGAATAAAGACGATAAATTAAAGAGGCAGTCCAAGATCCGCAACTTCTCAATCATTGCTCATATTGACCACGGGAAGTCAACGCTAGCCGACCGGATTCTTGAGAAGACGTCTGCTTTGACTCAGAGAGAAATGAAAAATCAGCTTCTTGACTCAATGGACCTTGAGCGGGAACGCGGCATTACGATCAAATTGAATGCTGTTCAGCTGCGATATAAAGCAAAAGACGGGGAAGAGTACATCTTCCATTTAATCGATACCCCGGGACATGTTGACTTTACATACGAGGTATCCCGAAGCCTTGCTGCGTGCGAAGGTGCGGTTCTTGTTGTAGATGCAGCCCAGGGTATTGAAGCTCAGACGCTTGCAAACGTTTATCTGGCGCTTGACAATGATCTTGAGATTTTGCCGATCATTAATAAGATCGATCTTCCGAGTGCGGACCCAGAGCGGGTGCGTCAGGAGATTGAAGATGTGATCGGGCTTGACGCCTCAGAGGCTGTTCTTGCTTCAGCTAAAGCTGGCATCGGTATTGAAGAAATTTTGGAGCAGGTTGTGGAGAAGGTTCCGGCTCCAAAAGGCGACCCTGAAGCTCCTCTTAAAGCGCTGATCTTTGATTCGCTTTATGATGCTTACCGCGGAGTTGTAGCCTATATCCGTGTCGTTGAAGGAACGGTTAAAGTCGGTCAGAAAATTAAGATGATGGCGACCGGCAAAGAATTTGAAGTTACAGAGGTAGGCGTATTTACGCCAAAACCTGTCCTTATGGATGAGTTAAACGTTGGAGACGTAGGATTTTTAACAGCTGCGATCAAAAACGTGGGAGACACACGTGTCGGTGATACCATTACGGATGCAAAGAACAGTGCCACTGAGGCGCTTCCGGGCTACCGTAAGCTGAATCCGATGGTATACTGCGGACTTTACCCGATTGATACAGCAAAATACAATGACCTTCGCGAAGCTCTTGAAAAGCTTGAGCTGAACGATTCTGCTCTGCAATTTGAGCCGGAAACGTCACAGGCGCTTGGTTTCGGCTTCCGCTGCGGATTCCTTGGCCTCCTTCATATGGAGATTATCCAGGAGCGGATTGAACGCGAATTTAAAATTGACCTGATCACAACTGCACCGAGTGTTATCTATAATGTTTTCCTGACAGACGGATCTGACGTCCGTGTTGACAATCCGTCAAACCTGCCTGATCCGCAGAAGATTGACCGGATTGAGGAACCGTATGTAAAAGCAACCGTTATGGTGCCTAACGATTATGTTGGAGCGGTAATGGAGCTTTGCCAGATTAAGCGCGGCAATTTCATTGATATGCAGTATCTTGATGAAAACCGTGTCAGCATTATTTATGAACTGCCGCTTTCAGAGATTGTCTATGACTTCTTTGACCAGCTCAAATCCAACACGAAAGGATATGCCTCTTTCGATTACGAGCTGATTGGATACAAAGCATCCAAGCTTGTGAAAATGGATATTCTCTTAAATAACGAAAAAATTGATGCCCTGTCGTTCATTGTGCACAATGATTCAGCCTATGACCGCGGGAAAATCATTGTTGAAAAACTGAAAGAACTGATCCCCCGCCAGCAGTTCGAAGTGCCGATTCAGGCGGCGATCGGACAGAAGGTTGTTGCGCGTTCGACGATTAAAGCGATGCGCAAAAACGTTCTTGCCAAGTGCTACGGAGGGGATATCTCACGTAAGCGTAAGCTTCTTGAGAAGCAAAAAGAAGGTAAAAAGCGGATGAAGACAGTCGGATCTGTTGAAGTTCCGCAGGAAGCCTTTATGGCAGTCCTCAAAATGGATGACAATTAA
- a CDS encoding YqxA family protein, which yields MIKFMLKCFVLCSILLFGVLFGMQQANHGLVKMKGYEDPDLSSAFEVKNDASGELEASVLGNTHNLEEKQQKLEDMEAFNFFSQLGKTFASFASAVITGLISFLASLVESLFQ from the coding sequence ATGATAAAATTCATGCTGAAGTGCTTTGTCTTATGCTCGATTCTTCTTTTTGGAGTCCTGTTCGGCATGCAGCAGGCAAACCACGGCCTCGTTAAAATGAAAGGCTATGAAGACCCGGATTTAAGCAGCGCTTTTGAGGTGAAAAATGATGCATCAGGCGAACTCGAAGCTTCTGTCCTCGGAAACACACACAACCTTGAAGAAAAGCAGCAAAAGCTCGAAGACATGGAAGCATTCAACTTCTTTTCCCAGCTGGGAAAGACATTTGCCTCGTTTGCGAGTGCTGTCATTACGGGCCTGATCAGCTTTTTGGCAAGCCTGGTTGAAAGCCTGTTTCAATAA
- the rpsT gene encoding 30S ribosomal protein S20: MPNIKSAIKRTKTNAERNAHNATIKSAMRTAIKRVEALIVNNDADNAKAALSVAAKRIDKAAQSGLIHKNAAARYKSRLTKSVNGLSA; the protein is encoded by the coding sequence ATGCCAAACATCAAATCTGCGATCAAACGCACAAAAACGAACGCTGAGCGCAATGCACACAACGCTACAATCAAATCTGCAATGCGTACTGCTATCAAAAGAGTAGAAGCTCTTATTGTTAACAACGATGCTGACAATGCTAAAGCTGCACTATCTGTAGCTGCTAAAAGAATTGACAAAGCTGCTCAAAGTGGACTAATCCACAAAAACGCTGCTGCTCGTTACAAATCTCGTTTAACGAAATCTGTAAACGGTCTTTCAGCATAA
- the hemW gene encoding radical SAM family heme chaperone HemW: MVQAAYFHIPFCEQICHYCDFNKVFLKNQPVDEYLDSMHKEMKNTVKKTPADGLKTIFIGGGTPTALNERQMEKLLTSIAEEFPVGNLHEYAAEANPGEVSLEKLKIMKELGVNRLSFGVQTFNDRLLEKIGRSHRSLDVMKTIGLAEKAGFDNISIDLMYGLPGQTIEDFKETLHTAFSLDVQHYSSYSLIVEPKTVFYNLMSKGKLLLPPQEEEAAMYELLMEEMDKHGFAQYEISNFAKPGYESMHNLTYWNNEEYFGIGAGAHSYGGGVRRANAGPLKKYMALVADEGFPYTSEHIVSKAEAMEEEMFLGLRKSAGVGRARFYEKFGMRMEQVFGQQIKEQIGNGLIEENGDFLSLTHKGKLLGNEVFQAFLGVIPEKDGQ; encoded by the coding sequence ATGGTACAGGCAGCATATTTTCATATTCCATTCTGCGAACAAATCTGTCACTACTGCGATTTTAATAAAGTCTTTTTAAAAAATCAGCCTGTAGATGAGTATTTGGACAGCATGCACAAGGAAATGAAAAACACAGTAAAGAAAACGCCGGCAGACGGCCTCAAAACCATCTTTATAGGCGGCGGCACACCGACAGCCCTGAATGAACGCCAGATGGAAAAGCTGCTTACGTCCATTGCCGAAGAATTTCCGGTTGGAAATCTTCATGAATATGCTGCAGAAGCAAATCCCGGTGAAGTCTCCTTAGAAAAACTGAAAATCATGAAAGAGCTTGGAGTAAATAGACTGAGCTTTGGCGTGCAGACGTTTAATGACAGGCTGCTTGAAAAAATAGGCCGCAGCCACAGGTCTCTGGATGTGATGAAAACAATCGGACTTGCAGAAAAAGCGGGCTTTGATAATATCAGCATTGATTTAATGTACGGATTGCCGGGGCAGACGATTGAAGATTTTAAGGAAACCCTTCACACGGCGTTCAGTCTTGATGTTCAGCACTATTCGTCCTATTCGCTGATCGTGGAGCCTAAAACCGTTTTCTATAATTTAATGTCTAAAGGAAAACTACTTCTTCCTCCTCAGGAAGAAGAGGCAGCCATGTATGAGCTGTTAATGGAGGAAATGGACAAGCACGGTTTCGCACAGTATGAAATCAGCAATTTTGCAAAGCCCGGTTATGAAAGCATGCATAATCTGACGTACTGGAACAATGAAGAGTATTTCGGAATCGGTGCAGGCGCCCATAGCTATGGAGGAGGAGTACGCCGTGCCAATGCCGGACCTCTGAAAAAATACATGGCTTTAGTTGCAGACGAAGGATTTCCGTATACGAGTGAGCACATCGTGTCTAAAGCGGAAGCAATGGAAGAAGAAATGTTTCTTGGCCTGAGAAAATCCGCAGGAGTGGGCCGTGCCAGGTTTTATGAAAAATTTGGCATGCGCATGGAGCAGGTTTTTGGACAGCAGATAAAGGAACAGATTGGCAATGGGCTGATTGAAGAAAACGGAGACTTCCTCTCGCTCACACACAAGGGCAAGCTTCTTGGAAACGAAGTGTTCCAGGCGTTTTTAGGGGTCATTCCTGAAAAGGACGGGCAGTAA